Genomic window (Methyloprofundus sp.):
CCAAAAATCCTTTTTTCTCTTTTAAACTAAAATCTGCACAAGCAGGTGATACAGTCATAATAAGTTGGCAAGATAATTTAGGCTATAGCGATAGCCTGGAACATAGTATTCGATGAAAAGTCACCCTATAGCTTGTAATCTCAAGCGCATCCCCACTTTCTTATGCTGTCTCATCACTAGCACAACAGCTTGGGCATCTCCAGCAGAAGACAAGCAACACATAAGAGCCTTTTACCAACAACTCTTTCCGCAATTAACATTAGCCGACTATGCCAATGGCATCTATGCCATCGACCCCATTGCCAAAAGTTCTTGGCTAGCTATTGAAGAATTCCCACCTTATGAAATTGCGCTTGCACAAGGCGAAATACTATTTAAACAAGCCTTTAATAATGGCAAACATTATGCCGACTGCTTCCCCAATCAAGGTATTGCCATCGCGCAAAACCACCCGTACTGGGATACAACAAGCCAAACAATTGTAACCTTAGCCAGTGCTATCAATACCTGCCGCCAGCAAAACCAAGCCACACCACTAACATACGGTACAGGTGAGATCACTCAAGTAATGGCTTATATGGCCTATACTTCGCGCGGGCAGCGTATTCATACCCAAATTCCTATACAATCCCCAGCCGCACTGGCAGCCTATCAACAAGGTAAAGCCTATTTTTATCAGCGCCGTGGGCAGCTTAATTTCTCCTGCGCAAGTTGCCATGTTGATAATGCTGGCAAGTACCTACGCTCCGAAATACTCAGCCCTGCCCTCGGTCATACCACTCATTGGCCGACTTATCGTTTAAATACCGGTGAAATGGGGACTTTGCATCGACGCTTTGAAGTTTGCAATGAACTTATTCGTGCTAAAGTTGACCCTGCGCAAAGCACCGCACTGCGCCAATTAGAATATTTCCTTAGTTATATGGCAAATGGACTGCCTCTCAATGGACCTGCAACACGTAAATGACAAATACCCACATAAACTGTTTTGATGATAGCTCTGCCTTGATGCGCTTTGCGCTAGCCAAACAAACCATCTTGGACAAAATGACTGTCATCCAAGAAAGCCAACAAATTGCTATTGAAACAGCCAAAGGCCGTTGCTTGGCTGAAGATATAACCAGTCTCATTAATGTCCCTGCCCATACTAACTCGGCAGTTGATGGTTATGCACTGCACTCTGCGGATTTACCTACAGCCGACAACGAGCAAAACTTAACTATCCAAGCTACGGTATTTGCAGGACAGTTTTATGAACAAGCGTGTCAACCACAACACTGCATCAGGATCATGACAGGAGCCGCCATCCCAGCAGGGTTAGATACCGTTATCATGCAAGAGCACTGCACTATTAAGACTGATAGCATCCATATAGCTAGCAGCCATCAGGTCGGGCAAAATGTACGTC
Coding sequences:
- a CDS encoding sulfur-oxidizing protein SoxA, with translation MKSHPIACNLKRIPTFLCCLITSTTAWASPAEDKQHIRAFYQQLFPQLTLADYANGIYAIDPIAKSSWLAIEEFPPYEIALAQGEILFKQAFNNGKHYADCFPNQGIAIAQNHPYWDTTSQTIVTLASAINTCRQQNQATPLTYGTGEITQVMAYMAYTSRGQRIHTQIPIQSPAALAAYQQGKAYFYQRRGQLNFSCASCHVDNAGKYLRSEILSPALGHTTHWPTYRLNTGEMGTLHRRFEVCNELIRAKVDPAQSTALRQLEYFLSYMANGLPLNGPATRK